TGACAGTATTAAATTACAAGTGTTAtggcttttgctttcttttttaggAAGTTATAGAATTGACCAAAGATCTTCTGTCAACTCAACCTTCAGAAACTCTTGCAAGTTCAGACAGTTTTGCTTCTACTCAGCCCACTCATTCATGGAAAGTAGGGGACAAATGTATGGCAATCTGGAGTGAAGATGGACAGTAAGTGTAGAAAAACAACCCTCTAACTATaacatgaattaataaaatacaatggtaagatgtttttattcagtttggACAGCCCTATTTCAGTCATCTGTGTTGGTAATGTGATTTATAAAACTAGTATAATTCTTGGGTGGTTCCATTAACACAGCTTCATTTTAGGTTTAGTTTAAAATTTGGGAGAAGAGTGGTTTGGAtcctaaaggaaagaaagatgaatgACTGTTTTCTAATGTTTCTAAATGTTCCAAATTGATGTCTCCTCAAGTTAAAAAGTGAATGGCTGGTAATCTCATTGCACTCAGGTGCATACATTGAAATTAATCATTTAAGAAttagcttttctcaaagagattaAGTACAGTGAGTAGATGTTTAAGAGATTTTTGTGGTGGAAATTTTAATTAGGGCATTTGATACCAGGTGCCTCGCTTTAAACCTCTCATTATTTTGCCAAAAGGGTCATTTGATTGCAGAAGTTTATTTTAGAGACATGATAATTGAGTCACTACAGTATAAGTCTTGTAGGCTGAGTACTAGATCTTTACTCACCTGCTTACAGCCATGATATCTTTACAGGTGTTATGAAGCGGAGATTGAGGagatagatgaagaaaatggcaCCGCTGCAATCACCTTTGCTGGTTATGGCAATGCCGAAGTGACGCCATTGTTGAACCTTAAACCtgtagaagaaggaaggaaggctaaAGAGGACAGTGGCAACAAACCCATGTCAAAGTAAGTGACGTGTTTTTCCCAGGACAGACAACGCACTGTGCACAGGTTAGCTTGGACTCCTCAGTCTTACCTCGGTCTTTTGAATCACTACGTCTGGCTTAAGTAACTGACTTTAATGTATCATGTTAGGGTTTCCCATTTGGGTAGTTGAAGTAATCTGCAAAGAGAATCCATGCAGGCTGCATGGAGTAAGGTTATAACATTGTGTAACACTGGCCACATCAGGTCAGTATGTGTGCCTAGGTAAAGTGGATACTGTTCATACTAATATACTGTTCATACTAATGTAATCAATAAAGAGGCACTACACTAAGAGCATCCACTATTTTTGTAAGTCAGGTCCTAAGGCTAGACCACAGTGAAGACCACCTTGAGCCTTGTCCCTGCTGAATctgtattcagaaaaaaaaaaaccacataatcaaGGAAGTGtcctagggctggggatgtagcttaggtGTGGAGCCTTTGCCTAACTAgtttggggtgggagtgggggcatAAACAGTCCAGTGTGGAAGTTGTGAAGGGATATGGCAGTAGTTTTAAGGGGACAAAAAAAGGT
The sequence above is drawn from the Peromyscus leucopus breed LL Stock chromosome 1, UCI_PerLeu_2.1, whole genome shotgun sequence genome and encodes:
- the Smndc1 gene encoding survival of motor neuron-related-splicing factor 30 isoform X2; its protein translation is MEVIELTKDLLSTQPSETLASSDSFASTQPTHSWKVGDKCMAIWSEDGQCYEAEIEEIDEENGTAAITFAGYGNAEVTPLLNLKPVEEGRKAKEDSGNKPMSKKEMIAQQREYKKKKALKKAQRIKELEQEREDQKVKWQQFNNRAYSKNKKGQVKRSIFASPESVTGKVGVGTCGIADKPMTQYQDTSKYNVRHLMPQ